A single window of Coffea eugenioides isolate CCC68of chromosome 7, Ceug_1.0, whole genome shotgun sequence DNA harbors:
- the LOC113777580 gene encoding F-box protein FBW2-like isoform X1 encodes MGEIDSLTVKRMEEGCDFRPWDELIPDTLGLIFRNLSLLEILTVVPGVCKSWRKAVMGPYCWQEIDIEEWSQHCSPENIDQMLQLLITRSCGSFRKLCVSGISNDLSFAYIANHAKCLQTLRLPRSQISHSIVEQVAGMLSTLTFLDLSYCIKIGAEALEAIGKNCKFLTGLRRIMHPLEVIDKLSQDDEALAIASTMPKLKHLEIAYLLVSTSSVIEILTNCRQLELLDVRGCFNVNLDENFVKKFPRLKLVGPNVVDYYDMNGWDSCSDYSGSSGYLAWDFVAGMGDDYDEISDGYWGDEQQIEDVEMWFYDDVEAMDAGYDWPQSP; translated from the exons ATGGGTGAAATAGA TAGTTTGACTGTGAAAAGAATGGAGGAGGGATGTGATTTTCGACCGTGGGATGAACTGATACCTGATACACTTGGTTTAATATTCAGAAATCTCTCCCTTCTGGAGATACTTACTGTGGTTCCTGGAGTTTGCAAATCATGGAGGAAAGCAGTTATGGGGCCTTATTGTTGGCAAGAGATTGACATTGAGGAATGGAGCCAGCACTGTAGTCCTGAAAACATCGATCAAATGCTGCAGTTGCTCATCACGAGAAGCTGTGGTTCGTTTCGCAAACTATGTGTTTCTGGCATCTCCAATGATCTGAGCTTTGCATATATCGCTAACCA TGCTAAATGTTTACAGACGCTGCGATTGCCAAGAAGTCAAATTAGCCACTCAATAGTGGAACAAGTTGCAGGGATGCTCTCGACTTTAACTTTTCTGGATTTGAGCTACTGCATAAAGATAGGAGCAGAAGCACTCGAAGCAATAGGAAAGAACTGCAAATTTCTCACAGGGTTACGTCGAATAATGCACCCACTAGAGGTGATTGACAAACTCTCCCAAGATGATGAAGCACTTGCCATTGCATCTACAATGCCCAAACTCAAGCATCTTGAGATTGCTTACCTGCTTGTAAGCACAAGCAGTGTGATTGAGATTCTTACAAACTGCAGACAGCTTGAACTACTGGATGTGCGAGGGTGTTTCAATGTAAATCTTGATGAGAACTTTGTGAAGAAATTCCCAAGATTGAAGCTTGTTGGTCCCAATGTTGTAGATTATTATGATATGAATGGTTGGGATAGTTGCTCAGATTACTCTGGTTCTTCAGGCTACTTAGCCTGGGATTTTGTTGCTGGTATGGGCGATGATTATGATGAAATAAGTGATGGCTATTGGGGAGATGAGCAACAAATCGAGGACGTTGAAATGTGGTTTTATGATGATGTCGAGGCAATGGATGCTGGATATGACTGGCCCCAATCTCCTTGA
- the LOC113777580 gene encoding F-box protein FBW2-like isoform X2: MEEGCDFRPWDELIPDTLGLIFRNLSLLEILTVVPGVCKSWRKAVMGPYCWQEIDIEEWSQHCSPENIDQMLQLLITRSCGSFRKLCVSGISNDLSFAYIANHAKCLQTLRLPRSQISHSIVEQVAGMLSTLTFLDLSYCIKIGAEALEAIGKNCKFLTGLRRIMHPLEVIDKLSQDDEALAIASTMPKLKHLEIAYLLVSTSSVIEILTNCRQLELLDVRGCFNVNLDENFVKKFPRLKLVGPNVVDYYDMNGWDSCSDYSGSSGYLAWDFVAGMGDDYDEISDGYWGDEQQIEDVEMWFYDDVEAMDAGYDWPQSP; encoded by the exons ATGGAGGAGGGATGTGATTTTCGACCGTGGGATGAACTGATACCTGATACACTTGGTTTAATATTCAGAAATCTCTCCCTTCTGGAGATACTTACTGTGGTTCCTGGAGTTTGCAAATCATGGAGGAAAGCAGTTATGGGGCCTTATTGTTGGCAAGAGATTGACATTGAGGAATGGAGCCAGCACTGTAGTCCTGAAAACATCGATCAAATGCTGCAGTTGCTCATCACGAGAAGCTGTGGTTCGTTTCGCAAACTATGTGTTTCTGGCATCTCCAATGATCTGAGCTTTGCATATATCGCTAACCA TGCTAAATGTTTACAGACGCTGCGATTGCCAAGAAGTCAAATTAGCCACTCAATAGTGGAACAAGTTGCAGGGATGCTCTCGACTTTAACTTTTCTGGATTTGAGCTACTGCATAAAGATAGGAGCAGAAGCACTCGAAGCAATAGGAAAGAACTGCAAATTTCTCACAGGGTTACGTCGAATAATGCACCCACTAGAGGTGATTGACAAACTCTCCCAAGATGATGAAGCACTTGCCATTGCATCTACAATGCCCAAACTCAAGCATCTTGAGATTGCTTACCTGCTTGTAAGCACAAGCAGTGTGATTGAGATTCTTACAAACTGCAGACAGCTTGAACTACTGGATGTGCGAGGGTGTTTCAATGTAAATCTTGATGAGAACTTTGTGAAGAAATTCCCAAGATTGAAGCTTGTTGGTCCCAATGTTGTAGATTATTATGATATGAATGGTTGGGATAGTTGCTCAGATTACTCTGGTTCTTCAGGCTACTTAGCCTGGGATTTTGTTGCTGGTATGGGCGATGATTATGATGAAATAAGTGATGGCTATTGGGGAGATGAGCAACAAATCGAGGACGTTGAAATGTGGTTTTATGATGATGTCGAGGCAATGGATGCTGGATATGACTGGCCCCAATCTCCTTGA